One Chloroflexota bacterium genomic region harbors:
- a CDS encoding response regulator transcription factor, whose translation MIRVLLVDDHAVFRDGLRELLNHIPDLEVVGEAGTGQQALEEMGKQPDVVLLDIGLPGMDGIRVCRSIVEQYPNTRVVMLTMHDDPQLLLEALRAGACSYVLKAADAQSVVSAVRAAAKGQASLDPASTSRLLEEYRRLSQERAGFSKASLTERERVLLALIAEGATNREIAAHLALSEQTVKNNLSVLYQKMGVNNRAEAVMAAVQGDIPLPKVRWKKRTK comes from the coding sequence ATGATTCGCGTCTTGTTGGTGGATGATCATGCGGTGTTCCGCGATGGCCTGCGCGAGTTGCTCAACCACATTCCGGATTTGGAAGTGGTGGGCGAGGCAGGCACGGGGCAGCAGGCCCTGGAGGAGATGGGCAAGCAGCCCGATGTGGTGCTGCTGGACATCGGCCTGCCGGGCATGGACGGTATCCGCGTCTGCCGCAGCATCGTGGAGCAGTACCCGAACACGCGGGTGGTCATGCTTACGATGCACGATGATCCACAACTGCTGCTGGAAGCCCTGCGGGCGGGCGCGTGCAGTTACGTGCTGAAGGCCGCCGACGCCCAGTCGGTGGTGTCTGCGGTGCGGGCCGCGGCCAAGGGCCAGGCGTCGCTGGATCCGGCGAGCACGTCGCGGCTCCTGGAGGAGTACCGGCGTCTGTCGCAGGAGCGCGCGGGGTTCTCAAAGGCCAGCCTGACCGAGCGCGAGCGGGTGCTCCTGGCGCTGATCGCGGAGGGTGCCACCAACCGCGAGATCGCGGCGCACCTGGCGCTTTCGGAGCAGACGGTGAAGAACAACCTGTCGGTGCTGTACCAGAAGATGGGGGTGAACAATCGCGCCGAGGCCGTCATGGCGGCCGTGCAAGGCGACATCCCGCTGCCCAAAGTGCGGTGGAAGAAGCGGACGAAATAG